A part of Micromonospora chersina genomic DNA contains:
- a CDS encoding glycoside hydrolase family 26 protein, whose amino-acid sequence MVRLTRPRVFMVAIAALLLAYAFALAPVTAGRGGKGAASGPPTTAESGTVVPAGADGPPLQPAVEFFPPAGKAFFGVMTDKGPYDFTAVDRFAAAARREPQVMLFGLGWESGTFDRVLFDRIKDRGMLPMLGWEPWDYRVDQAARKQKKLSARQIDRLRSTQPRYRLSRIVNGDFDGYLRSWAEGVKSLGYPVAIRFAHEMNGDWYPWCEKANGNRPGEYVEAWRHVHDLFERAGATNVIWVWSPNARWSKTTAHLSGFYPGDDYVDWVGTTGYYGTGTWSRYSSFDAIFGPTIAEIRTFSRRPLVVTETGASDADGRKAQWIRETFRALPKHRDVIGLIWFEVDKEVDWRIAGSPAAATAFAQSVAAPRYDLRWSPDLLPRTELE is encoded by the coding sequence GTGGTTCGGTTGACCCGGCCGCGGGTCTTCATGGTGGCGATCGCCGCGCTGCTGCTGGCCTACGCCTTCGCCCTGGCGCCGGTCACCGCGGGCCGGGGCGGGAAGGGCGCCGCGTCCGGCCCGCCGACGACAGCCGAATCGGGCACGGTGGTGCCGGCTGGCGCCGACGGCCCGCCACTCCAACCGGCCGTGGAGTTCTTCCCGCCCGCCGGCAAGGCGTTCTTCGGCGTGATGACGGACAAGGGGCCGTACGACTTCACGGCGGTGGACCGCTTCGCCGCGGCCGCACGGCGCGAGCCGCAGGTGATGCTCTTCGGCCTGGGCTGGGAGTCCGGCACGTTCGACCGGGTGCTCTTCGACCGGATCAAGGATCGCGGCATGCTGCCCATGCTGGGTTGGGAGCCCTGGGACTACCGCGTGGACCAGGCGGCCCGGAAGCAGAAGAAGCTGAGCGCCCGCCAGATCGACCGGCTGCGGTCCACCCAGCCGCGTTACCGGCTGTCGCGGATCGTGAACGGCGACTTCGACGGCTACCTGCGTTCGTGGGCCGAGGGCGTGAAGTCGCTCGGCTACCCGGTCGCCATCCGGTTCGCCCACGAGATGAACGGCGACTGGTACCCGTGGTGCGAGAAGGCCAACGGCAACCGGCCCGGCGAGTACGTCGAGGCGTGGCGGCACGTGCACGACCTCTTCGAGCGGGCGGGAGCCACAAACGTCATCTGGGTGTGGAGCCCGAACGCCAGGTGGAGCAAGACGACCGCCCACCTCTCCGGCTTCTACCCGGGCGACGACTACGTCGACTGGGTGGGCACCACCGGCTACTACGGCACCGGAACGTGGTCCAGATACTCGTCCTTCGACGCCATCTTCGGCCCCACCATCGCGGAGATCCGCACCTTCAGCCGCCGGCCGCTGGTGGTCACCGAGACCGGCGCCAGCGACGCCGACGGCCGCAAGGCCCAGTGGATCCGGGAGACCTTCCGGGCGCTGCCGAAACACCGGGACGTCATCGGGCTCATCTGGTTCGAGGTCGACAAGGAGGTGGACTGGCGTATCGCCGGCTCACCCGCCGCCGCTACCGCGTTCGCCCAGTCGGTCGCCGCGCCGCGCTACGACCTCCGCTGGTCACCCGACCTGCTCCCGCGCACCGAGCTGGAGTAG